Proteins from a genomic interval of Polaribacter sejongensis:
- a CDS encoding carboxy terminal-processing peptidase, which yields MKTKYKITTFLLAILLFATSLQTQAANTDTNSDPEKDKILVYILRNILTRSHFVVKDMNDDFSEYVYTEFIDGLDPSKRYFTQKDMKDFSKFKYEIDNQLLKEDVSFYNLVYERFTSKIKNAKSYYGDLLKQPFNFNKTETIDVNYEELPFAKNENELIDYWRKQLKLSTLIRIQDKLDKQKADVLKDKNHKTKSFDELEKEARAEVLKNMDDLYVRIEELEHEDWFSTFLNSVVGAFDPHTTYMAPSIKERFDQDMSGKLEGIGARLVKKGIYTEIFELVSGGPAWKEGSLEPGDVILEVAQGSKEPLDIVGMRLDDAIKFIKGKKGTEVKLTVKKKLDGTTKVISITRDVVELEETFVKSSIVEKDGKKFGIIDLPKFYIDFNEESYRDSAKDMEQEIERLKSEGVTGLIVDLRNNGGGSLKTAIEISGLFINEGPIVQVKYRGEDPIIKKDIDPEIQWEGAVVVLVNEFSASASEIFAAAMQDYKRAVIMGGNQTYGKGTVQSVLPINQFTKYDKDLGALKMTIQKFYRVNGGSTQIEGVYSDIAMPDRYSYMKFGERDLDGALVWDKVKQADYVQTNSYQNFNDVVNNSKQRIATDSKFKLINEYAKWLKQKQDDNSYSLNYKQFEEINVANEKDAEKFKSVFDYKSDLTFNSPTYELSLIKKDTALADKRLAWHKNLSKDVYVFEAINVLSELKMNTKSEIVKQ from the coding sequence ATGAAAACAAAATATAAAATCACCACATTTTTATTAGCAATACTTCTATTTGCAACTAGCTTGCAAACTCAAGCTGCTAATACGGATACCAATTCAGATCCTGAAAAAGATAAAATTTTAGTTTACATTCTTAGAAATATTTTAACCAGAAGTCATTTTGTTGTAAAAGACATGAATGATGATTTTTCTGAATATGTGTATACCGAATTTATTGATGGTTTAGACCCAAGTAAAAGGTATTTCACCCAAAAGGATATGAAAGATTTTTCTAAATTCAAATATGAAATCGATAATCAACTTTTAAAAGAAGATGTCTCTTTCTATAATTTGGTTTATGAACGATTTACAAGTAAAATTAAAAATGCAAAATCATATTATGGAGATTTGTTAAAACAACCTTTTAACTTTAACAAAACGGAAACCATTGATGTAAATTATGAGGAACTTCCTTTTGCTAAAAATGAAAACGAATTAATAGACTACTGGCGTAAGCAACTAAAATTAAGTACTCTTATTAGAATTCAAGATAAATTAGACAAACAAAAGGCTGACGTACTTAAAGATAAAAATCACAAAACAAAAAGTTTTGATGAACTTGAAAAAGAGGCACGCGCAGAAGTTCTTAAAAACATGGACGATTTATATGTTAGAATTGAAGAATTAGAACATGAAGATTGGTTTTCTACTTTTTTAAACAGTGTTGTTGGTGCTTTTGACCCACACACAACCTACATGGCTCCAAGTATTAAAGAACGTTTTGACCAAGATATGTCTGGTAAATTAGAAGGAATTGGAGCACGTTTAGTAAAAAAAGGAATTTATACCGAAATTTTTGAATTGGTTTCTGGAGGTCCTGCATGGAAAGAAGGAAGTTTAGAGCCTGGTGATGTTATTTTAGAAGTTGCCCAAGGAAGCAAAGAACCTTTAGATATTGTAGGAATGCGTTTAGACGATGCTATAAAATTCATCAAAGGAAAAAAAGGTACTGAAGTTAAATTAACCGTTAAGAAAAAATTAGATGGTACAACCAAAGTAATTTCTATTACTAGAGATGTTGTAGAGCTAGAAGAAACTTTTGTAAAATCTAGTATTGTAGAAAAAGACGGTAAAAAATTCGGGATTATAGATTTACCTAAGTTCTATATCGATTTTAATGAGGAAAGTTATAGAGATTCTGCAAAAGACATGGAGCAAGAAATAGAACGCTTAAAAAGTGAAGGTGTTACTGGCTTAATTGTAGATTTAAGAAATAATGGAGGTGGTTCTTTAAAAACAGCCATTGAAATTAGTGGATTGTTTATTAATGAAGGTCCAATTGTACAAGTAAAATACAGAGGTGAAGATCCAATTATTAAAAAAGATATTGATCCAGAAATTCAATGGGAAGGAGCAGTAGTTGTTCTTGTAAATGAGTTTTCTGCTTCTGCATCAGAAATTTTTGCTGCAGCAATGCAAGATTATAAAAGAGCGGTAATTATGGGCGGTAACCAAACCTACGGAAAAGGAACCGTGCAAAGTGTGTTACCTATTAATCAGTTTACAAAATACGATAAAGATTTAGGAGCTCTAAAAATGACCATTCAAAAATTCTATAGAGTTAATGGTGGTTCTACTCAAATTGAAGGTGTGTATTCAGATATTGCAATGCCAGACAGATATAGTTATATGAAATTTGGCGAAAGAGATTTAGATGGCGCATTGGTTTGGGACAAAGTAAAGCAGGCAGATTATGTGCAAACAAATTCTTACCAAAATTTTAATGATGTAGTTAATAATAGTAAACAAAGAATTGCTACAGATTCTAAATTTAAGTTGATAAACGAATATGCAAAATGGTTAAAGCAAAAGCAAGATGATAATTCTTACTCTTTAAACTATAAACAATTTGAAGAAATAAATGTAGCCAATGAAAAAGATGCAGAGAAATTCAAATCTGTTTTTGATTATAAATCAGATCTAACATTTAACTCTCCAACTTACGAACTTTCATTAATTAAAAAAGACACAGCACTAGCAGATAAACGATTGGCATGGCATAAAAATTTATCGAAAGATGTCTATGTTTTTGAAGCTATAAACGTTTTAAGTGAATTAAAAATGAACACTAAAAGCGAAATAGTAAAACAATAA
- a CDS encoding acyl-CoA thioesterase: MSFKVTFHTKWSDFDPNRHMRHTAYNDYAAEVRVRYFRDQNFSIEEFTKHNLGPILFTEETSFRKEIHLGENISVDFKLSGLSKNGERWKITHQVFNEAGELSAIIKVYGAWIDLTKRKLTMPPAEAQYLFDSAEKSDDFEEIALKKS; this comes from the coding sequence ATGAGTTTTAAAGTAACATTTCACACAAAATGGTCTGACTTTGACCCAAACAGACACATGCGTCACACAGCATATAATGACTATGCAGCAGAAGTAAGAGTACGATATTTTAGAGATCAAAATTTCTCTATAGAAGAGTTTACAAAACACAACCTTGGCCCTATTTTATTTACAGAAGAAACTTCTTTTAGAAAAGAAATCCATTTAGGAGAAAATATCTCTGTAGATTTTAAACTTTCTGGTTTATCTAAAAATGGTGAACGTTGGAAAATTACACATCAGGTTTTTAATGAGGCAGGAGAGTTATCAGCAATTATAAAAGTATATGGAGCTTGGATAGATTTAACAAAACGAAAACTAACCATGCCACCTGCAGAAGCTCAATATTTGTTTGACTCTGCCGAAAAAAGCGATGATTTTGAAGAAATAGCACTTAAAAAAAGTTAA
- a CDS encoding GntR family transcriptional regulator, giving the protein MIEVKKEIGIPKYKQIINAIESAIENGLLKKGDQLPSINTIKNNNKLSRDTVLMAFNELKNRGIIESIVGKGYYVLSEDINVHQKIFLLFDELNSFKEDLYNSFLENLEDTVQVDIFFHHFNEAIFKKLIKDNAGSYNYYVIMPANLENTSKSIQLLPDDKVYILDQVPEDLAAYPSIYQNFEKSIYENLTKALGFVSKYNKINLIFSEEKQPKGILKGFTQFCEQSAMPFEILSTVKEAPLIKNELYVLLDDISLLRIIKKMKSQNMTLVNDIGVISYNDTLLKEIVEGGITTITTDFNEMGKRLAKMILNKEQGKIENPNKLIIRNSI; this is encoded by the coding sequence ATGATAGAAGTTAAAAAAGAAATAGGCATTCCTAAATATAAGCAAATCATTAACGCTATAGAAAGTGCTATAGAAAATGGTTTGTTAAAAAAAGGAGATCAATTGCCTTCTATTAACACTATTAAAAACAATAATAAGCTTTCTAGAGATACCGTTTTAATGGCCTTTAATGAGTTAAAGAACAGAGGTATTATAGAATCTATTGTAGGTAAAGGATATTATGTTTTAAGTGAAGACATTAATGTACATCAAAAAATATTTTTACTTTTTGATGAGTTAAATTCATTTAAAGAAGATTTGTATAATTCTTTTTTAGAAAACTTAGAAGATACAGTTCAGGTAGATATTTTCTTTCATCATTTTAATGAAGCTATTTTTAAAAAACTAATAAAAGACAATGCTGGTAGTTACAATTATTATGTAATTATGCCTGCAAATTTAGAAAACACCAGCAAGAGCATTCAATTATTACCCGATGATAAGGTCTACATTTTAGATCAGGTGCCAGAAGATTTGGCAGCATATCCATCCATCTATCAAAATTTTGAAAAATCTATCTACGAAAACCTAACTAAGGCTTTAGGATTTGTTTCAAAATATAATAAAATTAATCTTATATTTTCAGAAGAAAAACAACCCAAAGGCATTCTTAAAGGGTTTACACAATTCTGCGAACAAAGTGCTATGCCTTTTGAAATTTTAAGCACTGTAAAAGAAGCTCCTTTAATAAAAAATGAACTTTACGTATTGCTAGATGATATCAGTTTACTAAGAATTATCAAGAAAATGAAAAGTCAGAATATGACTTTAGTAAATGACATTGGCGTTATTTCTTATAACGATACATTATTAAAAGAAATTGTTGAAGGAGGCATTACCACCATTACTACAGATTTTAACGAAATGGGTAAAAGGTTGGCAAAAATGATTTTGAACAAAGAACAAGGGAAAATAGAAAATCCGAATAAATTAATTATTAGAAACTCAATATAA
- a CDS encoding aldose 1-epimerase, translated as MYTINHNTETNILEVRNTENTVFGKIHLNDGASLQELTLGGNAIIQDLTPLTYDSTFASSILFPFANRIKDGQYSFNGEDFQLEKNQEEEQNALHGFVYNKTFKVIDKETSATTARITVEYNENIRNNGFPYTYTIVVTYTFTNDGLDLSVTVRNTDAKPFPFTLGWHPYFSSDNLAESSLNFDCDQQLIIGDRNITTGSETVNSMIHLDIEKKQLDDCWGLNSDKVAFNTPKYQLNFQSSGTGNFLQAYTPPRLNTIAIEPTTGVSNSFNNKIGLQTLNPNEKYSIVWKINIINN; from the coding sequence TTGTATACTATAAACCATAACACAGAAACAAATATTTTAGAAGTAAGAAATACTGAAAACACGGTTTTTGGTAAAATTCACCTAAATGACGGAGCAAGTTTGCAAGAACTAACTTTGGGAGGAAATGCCATTATTCAAGATTTAACTCCATTAACATACGATTCTACGTTTGCCTCTTCTATTTTATTTCCGTTTGCAAATAGAATTAAAGACGGACAATACTCTTTTAATGGTGAAGATTTTCAATTAGAAAAAAACCAAGAAGAAGAGCAAAATGCATTACATGGTTTTGTATACAATAAAACGTTTAAAGTAATTGATAAAGAAACATCTGCAACTACTGCAAGAATAACTGTAGAGTATAATGAAAACATTCGAAATAATGGTTTTCCGTATACATACACAATTGTAGTTACTTATACTTTTACAAATGATGGACTAGATTTATCTGTTACTGTAAGAAATACCGACGCTAAACCTTTTCCGTTTACTTTAGGGTGGCACCCGTATTTTAGCAGTGATAATTTAGCAGAAAGTTCTCTAAATTTTGATTGTGATCAACAATTAATTATTGGAGACCGTAATATTACTACTGGGTCTGAGACTGTAAATTCTATGATACATTTAGATATCGAGAAAAAACAATTAGATGATTGTTGGGGTTTAAATTCTGACAAAGTTGCGTTTAACACTCCTAAATATCAATTAAACTTTCAATCATCCGGTACTGGTAATTTTTTACAAGCATATACGCCTCCTAGATTAAATACCATAGCTATTGAGCCTACCACGGGTGTTTCTAATAGTTTTAATAATAAAATAGGATTACAAACATTAAACCCTAATGAAAAATATTCCATTGTTTGGAAAATAAACATAATTAACAATTAA
- the galK gene encoding galactokinase, translated as MSATLIKDVKETFIKEFKTEPLLIFSPGRINIIGEHTDYNDGFVFPAAVNKGIAAAIQKTDADSSTAIALDLDSTIKFELDKIKPSKEGSWENYVFGVVAEIQNKNKVIGNFNIIFKGNIPGGAGMSSSAALENSVVFGLNELFDLGLTKHEMILISQKAEHNYVGVNCGIMDQYASMFGIKDHALHLDCRTVESKPYKIDFENHQLMLINTNVKHSLSDSAYNDRRSACESVSELLNIKALRDATEADLETIADKVTPANYQKALFVIQENNRTIKAAKAIEDNDLELLGSLIYQSHEGLSNQYKVSCDELDFLVAQAKKNKHVLGARMMGGGFGGCTINLIDKSEAKSFAETASEAYKNEFNNECSVYFIELSEGTHIVKQ; from the coding sequence ATGAGTGCAACACTAATTAAGGATGTTAAAGAGACATTCATCAAAGAATTTAAAACGGAACCTCTATTAATTTTTTCTCCAGGTAGAATCAATATTATTGGAGAACATACAGATTATAATGATGGTTTTGTATTTCCTGCAGCTGTAAATAAAGGTATTGCTGCTGCTATTCAAAAAACTGATGCTGACAGCTCTACAGCCATCGCTTTAGATTTAGACAGTACTATAAAATTTGAATTAGATAAAATTAAACCATCCAAAGAAGGAAGTTGGGAAAACTATGTTTTTGGTGTTGTAGCAGAAATACAGAATAAAAATAAAGTGATAGGTAATTTTAATATCATCTTTAAAGGAAATATTCCTGGTGGAGCCGGTATGTCTTCTTCTGCTGCTTTAGAAAATAGTGTTGTTTTTGGTTTAAATGAATTGTTTGATTTAGGCTTAACCAAGCACGAAATGATTTTAATATCGCAAAAAGCAGAACATAATTATGTGGGTGTAAACTGCGGAATTATGGATCAATACGCAAGTATGTTTGGTATTAAAGACCATGCACTGCATTTAGATTGTAGAACCGTAGAATCTAAGCCTTATAAAATAGATTTCGAAAACCATCAATTAATGTTGATAAACACCAACGTTAAACATAGTTTATCCGACAGTGCATATAACGACAGACGTTCTGCTTGCGAAAGCGTATCTGAATTGTTAAATATAAAGGCGTTAAGAGACGCTACAGAAGCAGATTTAGAAACTATTGCAGATAAAGTGACACCTGCAAATTATCAAAAAGCCTTATTTGTTATTCAAGAAAATAATAGAACTATAAAAGCTGCAAAAGCTATTGAAGACAATGATTTAGAATTGTTAGGTTCTTTAATTTACCAATCTCACGAAGGTTTATCTAATCAATACAAAGTAAGTTGCGATGAATTAGACTTTTTAGTTGCACAAGCTAAGAAAAACAAACACGTTCTTGGAGCAAGAATGATGGGTGGTGGTTTTGGTGGCTGCACCATTAATTTAATTGATAAAAGCGAAGCAAAATCTTTCGCAGAAACGGCTTCTGAAGCCTATAAAAATGAATTTAATAATGAATGTTCAGTGTATTTTATTGAACTTTCTGAAGGTACACATATCGTAAAACAATAA
- a CDS encoding UDP-glucose--hexose-1-phosphate uridylyltransferase, protein MSNTNLQDYSHKRFNILTGEWVLVSPHRAKRPWQGQNEEVNNEKRPTHDESCYLCAGNTRINGEVNPDYKDVFVFTNDFAALQNDSPTFNVNDGLLKAQSETGICKVICFSPDHSKSLADMSATEIQKVVFAWQREFKELAEKPNINYVQIFENKGAVMGCSNPHPHGQIWSQSSLPNEVDKKNTQQLNYYNNNNSSLLGDYLAQELEKQERIIFENDGFVVLVPFWAIWPFEAMIVPKRPLSNILEMTEAETLQYGEAISVLTKAYDKIFNTSFPYSSGIHQAPTDGNENKHWHFHMSFYPPLLRSASVKKFMVGYEMFGTPQRDITAEQAVKMIKDCL, encoded by the coding sequence ATGAGCAATACAAATTTACAAGATTATTCGCACAAGCGATTTAATATTCTTACAGGAGAATGGGTGTTAGTTTCACCTCATAGAGCAAAAAGACCTTGGCAAGGACAAAATGAAGAGGTTAATAATGAAAAAAGACCAACACATGACGAATCTTGTTATTTATGTGCAGGAAACACAAGAATTAACGGAGAAGTAAACCCAGATTATAAAGACGTTTTTGTTTTTACAAACGATTTTGCTGCTTTACAAAATGATTCGCCAACGTTTAACGTAAACGACGGACTTTTAAAAGCACAAAGTGAAACTGGTATTTGCAAGGTAATTTGCTTTAGCCCAGATCACTCAAAAAGTTTGGCAGATATGTCTGCAACAGAAATTCAGAAAGTTGTTTTTGCATGGCAAAGAGAATTTAAAGAATTAGCTGAAAAGCCAAATATCAACTATGTTCAAATATTTGAAAACAAAGGAGCTGTAATGGGTTGTAGTAATCCACACCCTCACGGACAAATCTGGAGTCAGTCTTCTTTACCAAACGAAGTTGATAAAAAAAATACTCAACAATTAAATTATTACAATAACAACAACAGTAGTTTATTGGGTGATTATTTAGCGCAAGAATTAGAAAAACAAGAACGTATTATTTTTGAAAATGATGGTTTTGTAGTTTTAGTTCCTTTTTGGGCAATTTGGCCATTCGAAGCCATGATTGTTCCTAAAAGACCTTTGTCTAACATCTTAGAAATGACAGAAGCAGAAACGTTACAATACGGAGAAGCAATTTCTGTATTGACAAAAGCATACGACAAGATTTTTAATACTTCTTTTCCATATTCTAGCGGAATTCATCAAGCGCCAACAGATGGAAATGAAAACAAACATTGGCATTTTCACATGAGTTTTTATCCACCATTATTAAGAAGCGCTTCTGTAAAGAAATTTATGGTTGGTTACGAAATGTTTGGAACTCCACAAAGAGATATTACTGCAGAACAAGCTGTAAAAATGATAAAAGATTGTTTGTAG
- a CDS encoding alkaline phosphatase, with product MTLNIKTLFLVITVFLGVKNTSIAQNTAIIHSHNDYNQSVPFWNAFANGATSFEADIFLKDNNLYVAHDYEDITVSKTLEALYLNPLETVFNMEYKKEEQLILLIDIKSDAVKTLDKLIEVLKKHTYIINNKQIKIVISGNRPKAKDYVNYPDFIFFDYQELETSVSSEIWKKIAMVSLNFKQFSEWNGKGRLTHDDENRIVEVLEKANKTNKPFRFWGSPDSKRAWRTLSEMGVAIINTDHPFKCVNYFKSLPSRLVTATTFSKVYKPSFNNDQKDLPVKNIILLIGDGNGLAQISSTALANNGELTLTQLKSIGFIKTQAADDFTTDSAAAGTALATGVKTNNRAIGTGVNGEPLKNITEILSEQGFSTACITTDNILGATPASFYAHAKDRSDDSVISKDLINSKLNLFIGGGASTFKKTNLTDNFKIVSSFNDLKNTTDDKVGFFMSEHGMKWISEGRGNVLVDATKTGLDFLRKKEKPFFLMIEAAKIDHAGHSNDTAGILAESIDFDKAITEALIFADNNPETLVIITADHETSGFSIPQGDVKTHQIEGYFASYDHTAIMVPIFAYGAKSNEFQGVYENNEVFSKILKVLK from the coding sequence ATGACACTAAATATAAAAACTTTATTCCTTGTAATTACAGTCTTTTTGGGAGTAAAAAATACAAGTATTGCTCAAAATACTGCAATTATTCACTCTCACAACGATTACAATCAATCAGTACCTTTTTGGAATGCTTTTGCAAATGGAGCAACTTCTTTTGAAGCAGATATTTTTCTAAAAGACAACAATTTGTATGTTGCTCATGATTATGAAGACATTACTGTATCAAAAACATTAGAAGCTTTATATCTAAATCCATTAGAAACTGTTTTTAATATGGAGTACAAAAAGGAAGAACAATTAATCCTTTTGATTGATATTAAATCTGATGCTGTTAAAACCTTAGACAAACTTATAGAGGTTCTAAAAAAACATACTTATATAATTAACAATAAGCAGATTAAAATTGTTATTTCCGGAAACAGACCAAAAGCTAAAGATTATGTCAATTATCCTGATTTTATCTTTTTTGATTATCAAGAATTAGAAACTTCTGTTTCATCAGAAATTTGGAAAAAAATTGCTATGGTTAGTTTAAATTTTAAACAATTTTCTGAATGGAATGGAAAAGGAAGGTTAACACATGATGATGAAAATCGTATTGTAGAGGTTTTAGAAAAAGCAAATAAAACGAATAAACCTTTTCGTTTTTGGGGAAGTCCAGATTCTAAAAGAGCATGGAGAACTTTATCTGAAATGGGAGTTGCAATCATAAATACAGATCATCCTTTTAAATGTGTTAATTATTTTAAATCTTTACCAAGCAGATTGGTAACTGCAACTACTTTTTCTAAAGTTTACAAACCAAGCTTTAACAATGATCAAAAAGACTTACCTGTTAAAAATATTATTTTATTAATTGGAGATGGAAATGGTTTGGCTCAAATTTCATCAACAGCACTTGCAAATAATGGCGAATTAACTTTAACTCAATTAAAAAGTATTGGTTTTATAAAAACACAAGCTGCAGACGATTTTACAACAGATTCAGCTGCTGCAGGTACTGCTTTAGCAACCGGAGTTAAAACAAACAACAGAGCAATTGGTACAGGTGTAAACGGAGAGCCTTTAAAAAATATTACAGAAATTTTAAGCGAACAAGGTTTTTCTACAGCATGTATTACTACAGATAATATTTTAGGAGCAACACCTGCGTCATTTTACGCACATGCGAAAGATAGGTCTGATGATTCTGTAATTTCTAAAGATTTAATCAATAGTAAACTAAATCTTTTTATTGGAGGTGGGGCTTCTACTTTTAAAAAGACAAACCTTACTGATAACTTTAAAATAGTTTCATCTTTTAATGATTTAAAAAATACTACGGATGACAAAGTAGGTTTTTTTATGTCTGAACACGGTATGAAATGGATTTCAGAAGGAAGAGGTAATGTTTTAGTTGATGCTACTAAAACGGGGCTTGATTTTTTAAGGAAAAAGGAGAAGCCTTTCTTTCTAATGATTGAAGCTGCAAAGATAGATCACGCAGGTCATTCTAATGATACTGCAGGAATTTTAGCAGAATCGATAGATTTTGATAAAGCAATTACAGAAGCTTTAATATTTGCAGATAACAACCCAGAAACCTTAGTTATTATAACTGCAGACCACGAAACATCTGGTTTTAGCATTCCGCAAGGTGATGTAAAAACACATCAAATAGAAGGTTATTTTGCTTCTTATGATCACACAGCAATTATGGTTCCTATTTTTGCTTACGGAGCTAAGTCAAACGAGTTTCAGGGAGTTTATGAAAATAATGAAGTGTTTTCTAAAATTCTTAAAGTTTTAAAATAA
- a CDS encoding alkaline phosphatase: MKKIIILSLISMFYIGCEKKSEKRTQEEPLNIIFMIGDGMGLAQISTAFYFGKETPNFEQFKNIGFIKTPSTSHTITDSAAGATAFSTGEKTYKRAIGMSKDSLPLPTILETLQKEDYQTGFVTLTPITHATPASFYAHVKDRDLHEDIALDLVKSNVDFFAGGGLKYLKRRTDKKDLYTELIAKNYKLDSVSLSKFDVNKKNGYLLAEEGLPSKTEGRKSFLQDATQLGLDYFTKKGKPFFFMIEGSYIDWGGHAMDAELLKQEVLDFDKTIGLVLRYIKKHPNTLLVVTADHETGGVSIGKSYMIDEETGEKSEEVDNVSINFNNDQHSGTLIPVFAKGKGSENFQGIYENNEIYHKMFKAINNK, encoded by the coding sequence ATGAAGAAAATTATAATACTGAGTTTAATTTCTATGTTTTACATAGGATGTGAAAAAAAATCAGAAAAAAGAACCCAAGAAGAACCGTTAAATATCATTTTTATGATTGGTGACGGTATGGGACTTGCCCAAATTTCTACTGCTTTTTATTTTGGAAAAGAAACGCCTAATTTTGAGCAATTTAAAAATATTGGTTTTATAAAAACACCAAGTACAAGTCATACAATTACAGATTCTGCGGCTGGTGCTACTGCTTTTTCAACAGGAGAAAAAACATATAAAAGAGCAATTGGTATGTCTAAAGACAGTTTGCCTTTGCCTACAATTTTAGAAACTTTACAAAAAGAAGACTATCAAACTGGTTTTGTAACTTTAACACCAATCACACATGCAACTCCTGCTTCTTTTTATGCACATGTAAAAGATAGAGACTTACATGAAGATATCGCTTTAGATTTAGTAAAATCTAATGTAGATTTTTTTGCTGGTGGAGGTTTAAAATACTTAAAACGTAGAACTGATAAAAAAGATTTATATACAGAGTTAATTGCAAAAAACTACAAATTAGATTCTGTGAGTTTATCAAAATTTGATGTAAACAAAAAGAACGGATATTTACTAGCTGAAGAAGGTTTACCATCTAAAACAGAGGGTAGAAAAAGTTTTTTACAAGATGCAACTCAATTAGGTTTAGATTATTTTACTAAGAAAGGAAAACCATTCTTTTTTATGATAGAAGGTTCTTATATAGATTGGGGAGGGCATGCAATGGATGCAGAATTATTAAAACAAGAAGTCTTAGATTTTGACAAAACAATTGGTTTGGTTTTAAGATACATAAAAAAACACCCAAACACACTTTTAGTGGTTACTGCAGATCATGAAACAGGAGGTGTTAGTATTGGTAAATCCTATATGATTGATGAAGAAACCGGGGAGAAATCTGAAGAAGTAGATAATGTTTCTATCAATTTTAACAACGATCAACATAGTGGAACTTTAATTCCGGTTTTTGCAAAAGGGAAAGGTTCAGAAAATTTTCAGGGCATTTATGAAAATAATGAAATTTACCATAAAATGTTTAAAGCAATCAATAATAAATAA